One window of Quercus robur chromosome 5, dhQueRobu3.1, whole genome shotgun sequence genomic DNA carries:
- the LOC126727300 gene encoding (3S,6E)-nerolidol synthase 1-like isoform X2, with product MAFFCASSSPSKPQNGFKNIQNTEKITYLIDDTCMQKAQGSSIAQDQAVNYFPTEDYNFLPEYHSSTDDFYVEYLQKLKKFKNILSKLVEVPFEGLNMVDAILRLGIEYHFQEEIETILKRQYMIFSGHAGHDHDLYEAALRFRLLRQNGYHVSADVFNKFKNKEGNFNLELGEHISGLMELYDASEVSINEEDLLDEAKDFSRHLLEANIKNLDHQQARFILNTLEHPYHKSLPRFMAKGLLDNFEGARGWVKHLQELAKMDFKMVQSIHQLELLQIFKWWKGLGLAKKLNFARNQPLKWYMWTAACLTDPSLTYQRVELTKPIAMVYVIDDMFDVYGTLGELTLFTNAVNRWELSATEKLPDSLKICFVALYDITNEISYKVYQRTGWNPIDSLKKAWARLCNAFLLEAQWFASGNMPKAEEYMQNALVSTGLHVVLVHMFFLLGEGISKDTVDLLDSNPSITSSIATILRLWDDLGNAQNSHNLSTFRPLTLPPPDPRR from the exons ATGGCCTTCTTTTGTGCATCCTCTTCTCCCTCCAAACCTCAAAATGGTttcaaaaatatccaaaatacTGAAAAGATTACTTACCTCATCGATGATACTTGTATGCAAAAGGCACAAGGAAGCAGCATTGCCCAAGATCAAGCCGTCAATTATTTTCCCACGGAAGACTACAATTTTCTTCCAGAATATCACAGTTCCACG GATGATTTTTATGTTGAATACTtgcaaaaactaaagaaattcaaaaatatactTAGCAAGTTAGTTGAAGTTCCTTTCGAAGGTTTGAACATGGTTGATGCAATCCTGCGCTTAGGAATTGAGTACCACTTCCAAGAGGAGATTGAAACAATCCTAAAAAGGCAGTATATGATTTTTAGCGGTCATGCAGGTCATGATCACGATCTTTATGAGGCTGCACTGCGTTTTCGATTATTGAGACAAAATGGCTATCATGTTTCTGCAG ACGTGTTTAACAAATTCAAGAACAAAGAAGGAAACTTTAACTTGGAGTTAGGTGAACACATAAGTGGATTGATGGAATTATATGATGCGTCAGAGGTAAGCATCAATGAGGAAGACTTACTTGATGAAGCTAAAGACTTCAGTCGCCATCTTCTCGAAGCAAACATCAAAAATCTTGATCACCAACAAGCTAGATTCATTCTAAACACATTGGAGCATCCCTATCATAAGAGTTTGCCAAGGTTCATGGCTAAGGGCCTCCTTGACAATTTCGAAGGGGCAAGGGGTTGGGTAAAACATTTACAAGAACTAGCAAAGATGGACTTCAAAATGGTCCAGTCCATACACCAACTGGAActtcttcaaattttcaa ATGGTGGAAAGGCTTAGGTCTGGCTAAAAAGTTGAACTTTGCGAGAAATCAACCACTTAAATGGTACATGTGGACAGCGGCTTGCCTCACAGATCCAAGCCTGACATATCAAAGGGTTGAGCTCACAAAACCTATAGCTATGGTTTACGTGATAGACGACATGTTTGATGTTTACGGAACACTAGGTGAACTCACTCTCTTCACAAATGCGGTGAATCG ATGGGAATTATCAGCAACTGAGAAACTACCAGACTCTTTGAAGATATGTTTCGTGGCTCTTTATGACATTACCAATGAAATCAGCTACAAGGTCTACCAAAGGACCGGATGGAACCCTATAGACTCCCTAAAAAAAGCG TGGGCCAGATTGTGTAATGCCTTCCTATTAGAAGCACAATGGTTTGCTTCTGGGAACATGCCAAAGGCAGAGGAGTACATGCAGAATGCACTTGTGAGTACAGGATTGCATGTGGTGCTAGTTCACATGTTCTTTCTCTTGGGTGAGGGAATTAGCAAGGATACTGTTGATCTTCTGGACAGCAATCCCAGCATTACATCTTCCATAGCCACAATTCTTCGACTCTGGGATGACCTCGGAAATGCCCAG AACTCTCACAATCTCTCAACTTTCAGACCTCTCACGCTGCCACCCCCTGACCCACGTCGCTGA
- the LOC126727300 gene encoding (3S,6E)-nerolidol synthase 1-like isoform X3, whose translation MAFFCASSSPSKPQNGFKNIQNTEKITYLIDDTCMQKAQGSSIAQDQAVNYFPTEDYNFLPEYHSSTDDFYVEYLQKLKKFKNILSKLVEVPFEGLNMVDAILRLGIEYHFQEEIETILKRQYMIFSGHAGHDHDLYEAALRFRLLRQNGYHVSADVFNKFKNKEGNFNLELGEHISGLMELYDASEVSINEEDLLDEAKDFSRHLLEANIKNLDHQQARFILNTLEHPYHKSLPRFMAKGLLDNFEGARGWVKHLQELAKMDFKMVQSIHQLELLQIFKWWKGLGLAKKLNFARNQPLKWYMWTAACLTDPSLTYQRVELTKPIAMVYVIDDMFDVYGTLGELTLFTNAVNRWELSATEKLPDSLKICFVALYDITNEISYKVYQRTGWNPIDSLKKAWARLCNAFLLEAQWFASGNMPKAEEYMQNALVSTGLHVVLVHMFFLLGEGISKDTVDLLDSNPSITSSIATILRLWDDLGNAQTSHAATP comes from the exons ATGGCCTTCTTTTGTGCATCCTCTTCTCCCTCCAAACCTCAAAATGGTttcaaaaatatccaaaatacTGAAAAGATTACTTACCTCATCGATGATACTTGTATGCAAAAGGCACAAGGAAGCAGCATTGCCCAAGATCAAGCCGTCAATTATTTTCCCACGGAAGACTACAATTTTCTTCCAGAATATCACAGTTCCACG GATGATTTTTATGTTGAATACTtgcaaaaactaaagaaattcaaaaatatactTAGCAAGTTAGTTGAAGTTCCTTTCGAAGGTTTGAACATGGTTGATGCAATCCTGCGCTTAGGAATTGAGTACCACTTCCAAGAGGAGATTGAAACAATCCTAAAAAGGCAGTATATGATTTTTAGCGGTCATGCAGGTCATGATCACGATCTTTATGAGGCTGCACTGCGTTTTCGATTATTGAGACAAAATGGCTATCATGTTTCTGCAG ACGTGTTTAACAAATTCAAGAACAAAGAAGGAAACTTTAACTTGGAGTTAGGTGAACACATAAGTGGATTGATGGAATTATATGATGCGTCAGAGGTAAGCATCAATGAGGAAGACTTACTTGATGAAGCTAAAGACTTCAGTCGCCATCTTCTCGAAGCAAACATCAAAAATCTTGATCACCAACAAGCTAGATTCATTCTAAACACATTGGAGCATCCCTATCATAAGAGTTTGCCAAGGTTCATGGCTAAGGGCCTCCTTGACAATTTCGAAGGGGCAAGGGGTTGGGTAAAACATTTACAAGAACTAGCAAAGATGGACTTCAAAATGGTCCAGTCCATACACCAACTGGAActtcttcaaattttcaa ATGGTGGAAAGGCTTAGGTCTGGCTAAAAAGTTGAACTTTGCGAGAAATCAACCACTTAAATGGTACATGTGGACAGCGGCTTGCCTCACAGATCCAAGCCTGACATATCAAAGGGTTGAGCTCACAAAACCTATAGCTATGGTTTACGTGATAGACGACATGTTTGATGTTTACGGAACACTAGGTGAACTCACTCTCTTCACAAATGCGGTGAATCG ATGGGAATTATCAGCAACTGAGAAACTACCAGACTCTTTGAAGATATGTTTCGTGGCTCTTTATGACATTACCAATGAAATCAGCTACAAGGTCTACCAAAGGACCGGATGGAACCCTATAGACTCCCTAAAAAAAGCG TGGGCCAGATTGTGTAATGCCTTCCTATTAGAAGCACAATGGTTTGCTTCTGGGAACATGCCAAAGGCAGAGGAGTACATGCAGAATGCACTTGTGAGTACAGGATTGCATGTGGTGCTAGTTCACATGTTCTTTCTCTTGGGTGAGGGAATTAGCAAGGATACTGTTGATCTTCTGGACAGCAATCCCAGCATTACATCTTCCATAGCCACAATTCTTCGACTCTGGGATGACCTCGGAAATGCCCAG ACCTCTCACGCTGCCACCCCCTGA
- the LOC126727300 gene encoding (3S,6E)-nerolidol synthase 1-like isoform X1 — protein sequence MAFFCASSSPSKPQNGFKNIQNTEKITYLIDDTCMQKAQGSSIAQDQAVNYFPTEDYNFLPEYHSSTDDFYVEYLQKLKKFKNILSKLVEVPFEGLNMVDAILRLGIEYHFQEEIETILKRQYMIFSGHAGHDHDLYEAALRFRLLRQNGYHVSADVFNKFKNKEGNFNLELGEHISGLMELYDASEVSINEEDLLDEAKDFSRHLLEANIKNLDHQQARFILNTLEHPYHKSLPRFMAKGLLDNFEGARGWVKHLQELAKMDFKMVQSIHQLELLQIFKWWKGLGLAKKLNFARNQPLKWYMWTAACLTDPSLTYQRVELTKPIAMVYVIDDMFDVYGTLGELTLFTNAVNRWELSATEKLPDSLKICFVALYDITNEISYKVYQRTGWNPIDSLKKAWARLCNAFLLEAQWFASGNMPKAEEYMQNALVSTGLHVVLVHMFFLLGEGISKDTVDLLDSNPSITSSIATILRLWDDLGNAQDEDQNGHDGSYIECYRKEHQGCSVEDAKSHVIKMISNAWKQLNKDCLNPNPFPASFIKASLNAARMVPLMYSYDEKHRLPSLEEHMKSLIFKRVPYKKM from the exons ATGGCCTTCTTTTGTGCATCCTCTTCTCCCTCCAAACCTCAAAATGGTttcaaaaatatccaaaatacTGAAAAGATTACTTACCTCATCGATGATACTTGTATGCAAAAGGCACAAGGAAGCAGCATTGCCCAAGATCAAGCCGTCAATTATTTTCCCACGGAAGACTACAATTTTCTTCCAGAATATCACAGTTCCACG GATGATTTTTATGTTGAATACTtgcaaaaactaaagaaattcaaaaatatactTAGCAAGTTAGTTGAAGTTCCTTTCGAAGGTTTGAACATGGTTGATGCAATCCTGCGCTTAGGAATTGAGTACCACTTCCAAGAGGAGATTGAAACAATCCTAAAAAGGCAGTATATGATTTTTAGCGGTCATGCAGGTCATGATCACGATCTTTATGAGGCTGCACTGCGTTTTCGATTATTGAGACAAAATGGCTATCATGTTTCTGCAG ACGTGTTTAACAAATTCAAGAACAAAGAAGGAAACTTTAACTTGGAGTTAGGTGAACACATAAGTGGATTGATGGAATTATATGATGCGTCAGAGGTAAGCATCAATGAGGAAGACTTACTTGATGAAGCTAAAGACTTCAGTCGCCATCTTCTCGAAGCAAACATCAAAAATCTTGATCACCAACAAGCTAGATTCATTCTAAACACATTGGAGCATCCCTATCATAAGAGTTTGCCAAGGTTCATGGCTAAGGGCCTCCTTGACAATTTCGAAGGGGCAAGGGGTTGGGTAAAACATTTACAAGAACTAGCAAAGATGGACTTCAAAATGGTCCAGTCCATACACCAACTGGAActtcttcaaattttcaa ATGGTGGAAAGGCTTAGGTCTGGCTAAAAAGTTGAACTTTGCGAGAAATCAACCACTTAAATGGTACATGTGGACAGCGGCTTGCCTCACAGATCCAAGCCTGACATATCAAAGGGTTGAGCTCACAAAACCTATAGCTATGGTTTACGTGATAGACGACATGTTTGATGTTTACGGAACACTAGGTGAACTCACTCTCTTCACAAATGCGGTGAATCG ATGGGAATTATCAGCAACTGAGAAACTACCAGACTCTTTGAAGATATGTTTCGTGGCTCTTTATGACATTACCAATGAAATCAGCTACAAGGTCTACCAAAGGACCGGATGGAACCCTATAGACTCCCTAAAAAAAGCG TGGGCCAGATTGTGTAATGCCTTCCTATTAGAAGCACAATGGTTTGCTTCTGGGAACATGCCAAAGGCAGAGGAGTACATGCAGAATGCACTTGTGAGTACAGGATTGCATGTGGTGCTAGTTCACATGTTCTTTCTCTTGGGTGAGGGAATTAGCAAGGATACTGTTGATCTTCTGGACAGCAATCCCAGCATTACATCTTCCATAGCCACAATTCTTCGACTCTGGGATGACCTCGGAAATGCCCAG GATGAGGATCAAAACGGTCATGATGGATCCTATATTGAGTGCTACAGGAAAGAACATCAAGGCTGTTCAGTTGAAGATGCAAAAAGTCATGTTattaaaatgatttcaaatgCATGGAAGCAACTCAACAAGGATTGCCTTAACCCAAATCCATTTCCAGCGTCTTTTATAAAGGCTTCTCTTAATGCTGCAAGGATGGTTCCTTTGATGTACAGTTATGACGAGAAACATCGCCTTCCAAGTCTGGAGGAGCACATGAAGTCACTGATCTTTAAACGTGTTCCCTATAAGAAAATGTAA